One segment of Cottoperca gobio chromosome 24, fCotGob3.1, whole genome shotgun sequence DNA contains the following:
- the LOC115003881 gene encoding salivary glue protein Sgs-3-like, giving the protein MGTSGGTKETASEDNNNPIEQGDDATTTTSPTRTKQTTVNMSTIGGTKETASEDNNFPTEQDDDATTTTSPTTTKWTTVNMGTSGGTKETASEDNNNPIEQGDDATTTTSPTRTKQTTVNMSTSGGTKETASEDNNFPTEQDDDATTTTSPTTTKWTTVNMGTSGGTKETASEDNNNPIEQGDDATTTTSPTRTKQTTVNMSTTGGMKETASEDNNFPTEQDDDATTTTSPTTTKWTTVNMGTSGGTKETASEDNNNPIEQGDDATTTTSPTRTKQTTVNMSTTGGTKETASEDNNFPTEQDDDATTTTSPTTTKWTTVNMGTSGGTKETASEDNNNPIEQGDDATTTTSPTRTKQTTVNMSTTGGMKETASEDNNFPTEQGDDATTTTSPTRTKQTTVNMTTSGGTKETASEDNNFPTEQGE; this is encoded by the exons ATGGGCACATCAGGAGGGACGAAGGAAACTGCATCTGAAGACAACAATAATCCAATAGAACAAG GTGATGATGCAACAACTACGACATCACCAACAAGAACTAAACAGACAACAGTGAACATGAGCACAATAGGAGGGACGAAGGAAACCGCATCTGAAGACAACAATTTTCCAACAGAACAAG ATGATGatgcaacaactacaacatcaccaacaacaacTAAATGGACAACAGTGAACATGGGCACATCAGGAGGGACGAAGGAAACTGCATCTGAAGACAACAATAATCCAATAGAACAAG GTGATGATGCAACAACTACGACATCACCAACAAGAACTAAACAGACAACAGTGAACATGAGCACATCAGGAGGGACGAAGGAAACCGCATCTGAAGACAACAATTTTCCAACAGAACAAG ATGATGatgcaacaactacaacatcaccaacaacaacTAAATGGACAACAGTGAACATGGGCACATCAGGAGGGACGAAGGAAACTGCATCTGAAGACAACAATAATCCAATAGAACAAG GTGATGATGCAACAACTACGACATCACCAACAAGAACTAAACAGACAACAGTGAACATGAGCACAACAGGAGGGATGAAGGAAACCGCATCTGAAGACAACAATTTTCCAACAGAACAAG ATGATGatgcaacaactacaacatcaccaacaacaacTAAATGGACAACAGTGAACATGGGCACATCAGGAGGGACGAAGGAAACTGCATCTGAAGACAACAATAATCCAATAGAACAAG GTGATGATGCAACAACTACGACATCACCAACAAGAACTAAACAGACAACAGTGAACATGAGCACAACAGGAGGGACGAAGGAAACCGCATCTGAAGACAACAATTTTCCAACAGAACAAG ATGATGatgcaacaactacaacatcaccaacaacaacTAAATGGACAACAGTGAACATGGGCACATCAGGAGGGACGAAGGAAACTGCATCTGAAGACAACAATAATCCAATAGAACAAG GTGATGATGCAACAACTACGACATCACCAACAAGAACTAAACAGACAACAGTGAACATGAGCACAACAGGAGGGATGAAGGAAACCGCATCTGAAGACAACAATTTTCCAACAGAACAAG GTGATGatgcaacaactacaacatcacCAACAAGAACTAAACAGACAACAGTGAACATGACCACATCAGGAGGGACGAAGGAAACTGCATCTGAAGACAACAATTTTCCAACAGAACAAGGTGAGTGA